CTTCTGGTACTTTTTCCCCTATTCTAAAAAAAGGAATAGGATTAGGATATTTATGGGAAAAAAAAACTCATTTCATAAATGAAAATTTATTTCTTTTAATAAAAGAAAAAAAAATTTCTATAAAAATAGTAAAATTACCTTTTATAAAAATATAAAAAATAATAATTTTATTAAAAAAAAAGAAACATATTTAAACCATTTTAAAAAAAATTTGTTATTAGCTATTCCTATTTTTTTTACTCAATTAGGAGTAATATGTATAGGATTATCTGATAACATTATGGTTGGATTTTTAGGAAAAAAATCTTTAGCTTCCATATCATTAGCTAATGCTGCTTTTTTTATTATAATTATTTTTGGATTAGGAATATCAACATCTATTTCATCTTTAATAGCATCTATAGATGCTAAAAAAGAATATAAAGAAGGTATTATTATTTTTTATCATGGATTAATTATTAATTTTTTTTTATCCATATTAATGTATATAGAAATACACATTTTTTGTTATATTATTCCTTATTTAGGACAACCTAAAGAAATATTAAATGAAACTATATCTTTTTTAGAAATAATAGGAATATCTTTTATTCCATGGATGATGTTTGAAGTTTTTCGAAAATTTTCCGAAGGATTATCTTTAGTATTTCCTAGTCTTTTAGTTACTTGGTCTTCAGCTTTAATTAATATAATATTAAATTATATATTTCTTAATGGAATTTTAGGATTCCCTCAATTAGGTTCTATAGGTATAGCTTATTCAACTTTAATATCTCGTATAATTATGTTAATAGGAATTTTAATTATATTGTATAAATATAAAAAAGTACATAATTATTATGATCATTTTAAATGTTTTTTTATAAAAAAGAAATATTTAAAAAAAATACTTAAAATAGGTATTCCATCTGGATTACATATGTTATTTGAAATGAGTGCTTTTGCTATTTCTTCTTTTATATCAGGTATATATGGAATTAAAGTATTAGCGGCTCATCAAATAGTTATCAATTTAGTTTCTTCTACTTTTTTACTCAATACAGGTCTTTCTGTAGCTGCTACAATAAGAATAGGAAATCAATTTGCCTTAAAAAATTATTATGAATTAAGAAAAATAGGAAAATCTATTTTTTTAATGGGAATTATTTTTATGTTAATATGTAGTTTTTTATTTTTTTTCTTTCGAAATTATATTCCTTTTTTTTATATAAAAAATGATAATGATTATGAAGTTGTTTTAATTGCAGAAAAAATGATTTTTATTGCCAGTTTTTTTCAATTACCTGATGGATTACAAGGAATTATTCTTGGAGCTTTAAGAGGATTACAAGATGTTCATATTCCTATGTGGATTAGTTTTTTTTCTTATTGGATTATTGCTTTACCTTTATCTTGGTTATTATCTATTAAAATAGGTATTCAAGGAATTTGGATTGGATTAGGATTAGGTATTACTATATCAGCATTATTACTTTTTATAAGATATGAAATTATAACTAAAAAACTTATAAAAAAAATATAATAAATCACTAATATTCAATTATAAATTAAATAATAATACTCAATATTAGTTTATAATAATTACCTATATTTGTTAATATAATATAATAAATGAAAAATTAAAAATGCTACTTTTTAACCATTCTTTTCTTTTATGAAAAAAACATTTAAAGAATACAATTTTTTTAATAATAATATTATTAAAGCATTAGAAGATATTGGTTTTCAATGCCCTACTCCTATACAAGAAAAAATTATTCCATTTTTACTTTCTTCAGAAAAAGATGTTATAGCATTAGCTCAAACAGGAACTGGAAAAACAGCTGCCTTTGGATTACCAATTATACAAAAAATAAATTATAATTTAAATACTCCTCAAGCTTTTATTTTATGTCCTACACGAGAACTTTGTATACAAATTACTCGTGATTTTTGTAAATATTCTAAATTTTTATCCTCTATAAAAATTATTTCTTTATATGGAGGTGTCAACATAAATACTCAAATTAAATCATTACAAAAAAATAAAAATCACATTATAATAGGAACTCCTGGTAGAATTATTGATTTAATAAAAAGAAAAAAATTATATCTTGAAAAGATTAAATATTTAATTCTTGATGAAGCAGATGAAATGTTAAATATGGGATTTAAAGAAGAATTAGATTATATAATAAATACATTACCAAAAAAAAGACAAAGCCTTCTTTTTTCAGCAACAATGTCTAAATATATGAATTCCATTGCACATAATTATTTAATTGATCCTGTAGAAATTATTATAGGTCAAAAAAATATTGGATCTGATGATGTTAAACATATTTATTATATAGTAAATCATTTTAATAAAAAATATTTAGTCTTAAGAAGAATTGTAGATAGTAATCCTGGAATTTATGGTATTATATTTTGTAGTACAAAAAAAGAAACTAAAGAA
The sequence above is a segment of the Blattabacterium cuenoti genome. Coding sequences within it:
- a CDS encoding MATE family efflux transporter, with protein sequence MLLAIPIFFTQLGVICIGLSDNIMVGFLGKKSLASISLANAAFFIIIIFGLGISTSISSLIASIDAKKEYKEGIIIFYHGLIINFFLSILMYIEIHIFCYIIPYLGQPKEILNETISFLEIIGISFIPWMMFEVFRKFSEGLSLVFPSLLVTWSSALINIILNYIFLNGILGFPQLGSIGIAYSTLISRIIMLIGILIILYKYKKVHNYYDHFKCFFIKKKYLKKILKIGIPSGLHMLFEMSAFAISSFISGIYGIKVLAAHQIVINLVSSTFLLNTGLSVAATIRIGNQFALKNYYELRKIGKSIFLMGIIFMLICSFLFFFFRNYIPFFYIKNDNDYEVVLIAEKMIFIASFFQLPDGLQGIILGALRGLQDVHIPMWISFFSYWIIALPLSWLLSIKIGIQGIWIGLGLGITISALLLFIRYEIITKKLIKKI